ACCAGGCGCTCACGCGTCTCCTCCAGCAGGCTCCCGAAGACGTCCCCAAGCGTGAGACTGTCCCGGTCCTGCCGCGGGCGCGGGCCGCCGCCGAAGCCGCGCGGGCGGAAGGATTCCGGCCGCTCCGCCTCCTTGATGGACAGGCTGATGCGCCGCTCCTCCGGCAGAACGCGCAGCACCTTGACCTTCACCCTCTGGCCTTCCCGCACGACTTCCGCGGGATCGTTGACGTGCCAGTCCGCCAGCTGGGAGATGTGCACGAGCCCTTCCACGCCCGGCTCCAGCTGCACGAAGGCTCCGAACGGCGCGAGCCGCATGACGGTGCCTTCCACCACGCTGCCGGCGGGGTACTTCTGCTCGACCGTGGTCCACGGGTCCGGCAGGACCTGCTTGAGGCCGAGAGAGATGCGTCCCTTTTCCCGGTCGAGACGGAGGATCTTCACGTCGATCTCGTCGCCGACGTTGACGACGTCCGACGGATGGTTCACGCGTCCCCAGGCCATCTCGGACACGTGAAGCAATCCGTCGACGCCCCCGAGGTCGACGAACGCGCCGAAGTCCGTCAGGCCCTTCACGACGCCGCGGCGCACCTGGCCCTCCTCAAGCTCGGACCACGTCTTCTCCCGCAGCCGCTCCCGCTCTTCTTCCAGAACGACCTTCTGCGACAGGATGACGCGGTTCTTGCTGCGGTCGAGCTCGATCACGCGCGCGCGGATCGGCTGGCCGACGTAGACGGACAGGTCGTTGACGTAGCCCATTTCCACGTGGGACGCGGGCATGAAGCCGCGCAGGCCGACGTCGACGACGAGCCCGCCCTTGACCTCCTCCACGACGGGCGCGGTGATGACCTCCCCCGACTCGTACGCGCGGCGCAGCCGCTCCCACGCCGCGTGCTCCACAGCCCGGCGGTAGGACAGCTCGAGGCCGCCCTCCTGGCCCTCGACGGAGCGCACCATGACCGGGATCTTCTGCCCGGGCTTGAACACGTCCGACGGCGACTGCCCCTGGGCGAGGTTCAGCTCGTGCAGCGGGACGATGCCGTCAGACTTGTACCCGACGTCCACCATCACGTGGTCGTCGTTGACCTGCGTGATGGTTCCCTCCACGATCTGGCCCGGGCGGAACTTCGGCAGCTCGATGGCCTCCGGCGCCGGCACGGCCGGCGCTTCAGCCGCGGTCTCCGGCTGGGACGGCGAAGCCGCTTCGGGCCGCGCCTCCGCGGTCTCCTCGGGCGTGGACTCCGCGGGAATGCTGGCGTCCTTCTCGTTCAACTCCGACATCAACTGGCAACCCCCTTGTGAGTGGTGTATCGATCGGCGTGGAGGCACCGGCGGTGACCCCAACGCTCCAACCGACACCGCAAGGGGTGTGCCGGCCAAACTGGCCGCCTGCAGCTGATGTTGGAGCTCGAGGACCAAATCGACGACCGCCTGCGAACGACACCCCGCGGGTCTGCCCGCGAGGACCTCCGTGCCTGCAAATCCACCCCGTCGACACGGGCGCTCGCGCGCCTCGCAAGCCTCCTTTCTCGCCGGGATGGGCCCGTGAACACGGGCCAAATCTGTATGCGCAATCTCTGATTACAATGTGCCCAAATCGTCCCACAGGGCGCGGATGCGCGCCATGATCTCCGACTCCGCGAGCGCCTGCAGCTCATCCTTCGGCAGGTCGCGCGCGTGCGCCGGAAGGCGGAGCGGCTCGCCCACCGCGACGCCGATGCGTCCCCGGAAGCGGTACTGGCCGCGGATGGCCAGCGGCAGCACGGGCGCACCGGACATGGCGGCGAGGACGGCAATCCCTGCGCGTGCGGGACCCGGCCTTCCATCTTTTCCACGCCGGAACCGCGTTCCCTCCGGGAACATGGCCACCGCGTGCCCCTCGCGCAAGAGGCGCAGGGTCGTCTTCACCGCGCGGCTGTCCGCGAAGTCCCGTCGAACGGGAAACGCGCCCAGCGAGCGCAGCAGGCGGCCGAGGAGCGGAATTCGGAACAGTTCCTCCTTGGCCATGAAGTGCAGGGCGCGCGGCAGCACGACGCCGACCAGCGGCGGATCCCACGCGCTGAAATGGTTCGCCGCGACGATCACCGCACCTTCGGGCACGCGGACCGATCCGCGCACGTCGATGTGGAAGATGATCGAAAAGACCTGCCGGACGATCCAGCGCAGCGCGCGGTACCACAGCGGCATCACGCGGATCCTCCCTCCGGCGGCGCGGCCGCGCCCTCGCCCCACCGCGCCTCGATGTGCGCGAGAACGCGCCGCAACGCCTCCTCCACGCTGATGCCGGTGGTGTCGATGACGACCGCGTCCTCCGCCTTCCGGAGCGGCGAGACGGCCCGGTTCATGTCGGCCTCGTCCCGCTCGCGCACCTCCGCGAGCACCTCATCCAGGGTCACGGAGTGCCCATGGCGGCGCAGCTGGCGGTAGCGACGCGCGGCCCGCTCCTCCAACGACGCCGTCACGAAGAACTTGAAATCGGCGTCCGGGAGAACCCGCGTGCCGACGTCGCGGCCGTCAACGACGACTCCACCCTCCCTTGCGAGGCGGCGCTGGATGTCGACAAGCTTCTCACGCACCTCCGGAACCTGGGAGACCCGGGGGACGGCGCGCGTGACGTCCCGGTCGCGCAGGCGGCCCGTAACGTCGCGCCCGTTCAGCAGCACCCGGTAGTGCCCGCCTCGCTTCGGCTCCAGCCGCAGGTCGAGGCGGTCGACGAGCGCAGCCAGGCCCGCCGCGTCGTCCTCGCGCACCCCCATGTCCAGGGCGTGCCGCGCCACGGCGCGGTACATGGCGCCTGTGTCGATGTACAGCAGGTGCAATCGCTTGGCCAGGTTGCGGGCGATGGTGCTCTTCCCCGCTCCCGCGGGACCGTCGATGGCGACGACCGGCCGGCGCCTCGCCCCCGTCACGCTGGACCCTCCGTGAGCTGGCGCGCCTCGTGCAGGTAGACGTGCTCCACCGACGCCAGACCCTTGACCAGCGCAAGTACACGCACGCACCGCGGCAGCGCGCCGGGCACGTCGATCTCCTGGGCGTCGAGGCGCGGCACGGCCGTCCAGCCCAGGCGGGCGGCCGCGCGGGCCGGAAACGCGGCGTTGAGGTCCGGAGTGGCCGTGAAGAAGAGGAACACGATCTGTTCAGGGGTGAACCGGTTGC
The window above is part of the Clostridia bacterium genome. Proteins encoded here:
- the aroH gene encoding chorismate mutase; the encoded protein is MLGAARAAVGSRRLDIHAVRGATTVPANEAEAIIRRTAELLEEMAARNRFTPEQIVFLFFTATPDLNAAFPARAAARLGWTAVPRLDAQEIDVPGALPRCVRVLALVKGLASVEHVYLHEARQLTEGPA
- a CDS encoding 1-acyl-sn-glycerol-3-phosphate acyltransferase, which produces MMPLWYRALRWIVRQVFSIIFHIDVRGSVRVPEGAVIVAANHFSAWDPPLVGVVLPRALHFMAKEELFRIPLLGRLLRSLGAFPVRRDFADSRAVKTTLRLLREGHAVAMFPEGTRFRRGKDGRPGPARAGIAVLAAMSGAPVLPLAIRGQYRFRGRIGVAVGEPLRLPAHARDLPKDELQALAESEIMARIRALWDDLGTL
- a CDS encoding (d)CMP kinase — translated: MTGARRRPVVAIDGPAGAGKSTIARNLAKRLHLLYIDTGAMYRAVARHALDMGVREDDAAGLAALVDRLDLRLEPKRGGHYRVLLNGRDVTGRLRDRDVTRAVPRVSQVPEVREKLVDIQRRLAREGGVVVDGRDVGTRVLPDADFKFFVTASLEERAARRYRQLRRHGHSVTLDEVLAEVRERDEADMNRAVSPLRKAEDAVVIDTTGISVEEALRRVLAHIEARWGEGAAAPPEGGSA
- the rpsA gene encoding 30S ribosomal protein S1 — encoded protein: MSELNEKDASIPAESTPEETAEARPEAASPSQPETAAEAPAVPAPEAIELPKFRPGQIVEGTITQVNDDHVMVDVGYKSDGIVPLHELNLAQGQSPSDVFKPGQKIPVMVRSVEGQEGGLELSYRRAVEHAAWERLRRAYESGEVITAPVVEEVKGGLVVDVGLRGFMPASHVEMGYVNDLSVYVGQPIRARVIELDRSKNRVILSQKVVLEEERERLREKTWSELEEGQVRRGVVKGLTDFGAFVDLGGVDGLLHVSEMAWGRVNHPSDVVNVGDEIDVKILRLDREKGRISLGLKQVLPDPWTTVEQKYPAGSVVEGTVMRLAPFGAFVQLEPGVEGLVHISQLADWHVNDPAEVVREGQRVKVKVLRVLPEERRISLSIKEAERPESFRPRGFGGGPRPRQDRDSLTLGDVFGSLLEETRERLVEEERENR